A single genomic interval of Syntrophaceae bacterium harbors:
- the sppA gene encoding signal peptide peptidase SppA, translated as MRKRHPVLFGLFLLLVIGAGFFLLVYSMSSLTGDRASLLARERIGVVPLKGMITDAKPVVDILEKFSKDDSIKAIVLRIETPGGGVGPSQEIFEKVRSVRKKKTVVASMGSMATSGGYYVACAAEKIVANPGSLTGSIGVIMHFTNMEDLFKKVGLRASVIKSGRYKDAGSPFRDMTREERELLQALIDDVHEQFVEAVSEGRGLDKNRVIEVADGRIFTGRQALKINLVDELGDLDRAAEIAAKLAQLEGKPELYFPREEKRNIWRFVMEEMVSVLKREMADTVAETGPGLSFLYLGQGR; from the coding sequence ATGCGGAAGCGGCATCCCGTACTCTTCGGGCTTTTCCTGCTCCTCGTGATCGGTGCGGGGTTCTTTCTGCTCGTCTACAGCATGAGTTCCCTGACCGGGGACAGGGCCTCTCTATTGGCGAGGGAGCGGATCGGCGTCGTGCCCCTCAAGGGGATGATCACCGATGCCAAGCCCGTGGTCGACATTCTGGAAAAATTCAGCAAGGACGACAGCATCAAGGCGATCGTGCTGCGAATCGAGACGCCGGGCGGGGGAGTGGGTCCGTCGCAGGAAATCTTCGAGAAGGTGCGCTCGGTGCGCAAGAAGAAGACCGTCGTTGCCTCCATGGGGTCCATGGCCACCTCGGGAGGCTACTACGTCGCCTGCGCGGCCGAGAAGATCGTCGCCAACCCGGGGTCGCTGACGGGAAGCATCGGCGTCATCATGCACTTCACCAACATGGAGGATCTCTTCAAGAAGGTGGGCCTGCGGGCCTCCGTCATCAAGAGCGGCCGCTACAAGGATGCCGGCTCGCCATTCCGGGACATGACGAGAGAGGAGCGGGAACTGCTCCAAGCCCTGATCGACGACGTGCACGAGCAGTTCGTCGAGGCCGTGTCCGAGGGCCGCGGGCTGGACAAGAACCGGGTGATCGAGGTCGCCGACGGCCGCATCTTCACGGGGCGGCAGGCCCTGAAGATCAACCTCGTCGACGAGCTGGGCGATCTGGACCGCGCGGCGGAGATCGCTGCAAAGCTTGCGCAGCTCGAAGGCAAGCCGGAGCTTTACTTCCCGAGGGAAGAAAAGCGGAACATTTGGCGCTTCGTGATGGAAGAGATGGTTTCGGTCCTCAAGCGGGAGATGGCAGACACGGTGGCGGAGACGGGACCGGGCTTGAGCTTTCTTTATCTGGGCCAGGGAAGGTGA
- a CDS encoding integration host factor subunit beta encodes MTKRALIAKIQDLYTEYPRKDVARAVEIVFESMVEAMTREERIEIRGFGNFTVRKRDPRRGRNPMTGASVDVPPRRFPFFKVGKELKERVDQKSEKVQVEG; translated from the coding sequence ATGACGAAAAGGGCATTGATCGCGAAGATCCAGGATCTATACACGGAGTATCCCCGCAAGGACGTGGCTCGTGCCGTCGAGATCGTCTTCGAGTCGATGGTCGAGGCCATGACGAGGGAGGAACGCATCGAGATCCGGGGGTTCGGCAACTTCACCGTCCGCAAGCGGGACCCCCGGCGGGGGCGCAACCCCATGACGGGGGCTTCGGTGGATGTCCCGCCGCGGCGGTTTCCCTTCTTCAAGGTGGGAAAGGAACTCAAGGAGAGGGTGGACCAAAAAAGCGAAAAGGTTCAGGTTGAAGGCTAA